Proteins encoded within one genomic window of Phototrophicus methaneseepsis:
- a CDS encoding PAS domain S-box protein, which produces MGATSPSGDHSSSYDPKNENNTGLQTADMANPALFDQALAAAGIAIGYMDSTGRILSANDSLSKLLGEPIGALLGRPLANYLMSDWQTTIHTRIAIGQADPTPARYVCQLKRMDDGQPWAALTLIPLTDSPVEGALFQVVLQDMTWQRHAIYPHQNAATRYRDLFEATTDPIAVEHNNRILDVNPAFEQLFGYTQDEAIGKQQLAYIAPEAHFKVRQHLQSHHNQPMETIALDKMGNRFPVEVQGKVIDYQGESVIYVTIRDLREKKAAERAIREKDQLYRILAGNLPNSAVCLFDPDMRILLTEGDLLSIKGDMVPHALSQAWKGSEGKFLYEAFSSEHDFIEQCQYTLTGQATQQEYRFSKQIILIDTLPVHAEDGSIRMGMALARDVTESRIAAEQLAASEGRVRALLNALPDTLFVLSNDDVLTTYQSGDDPLLLGDDGSVADNTIQTVGLPERVVNEILTYRELALETHRTQAFECRLELDGEVQHFDARMVSISDDEVLTLFRNITHLKRIQEELAEHLEEMTLLRQVDEEFTQNLGLLYVMSMGLDTVLRQSGGHAGFIVRFKDPDSLEIDPENFYVAGGYQIDGIQDELSKRSSLVARAIREQKPVMRHYDKDGSDRLKNHQAMLQDTSAQIVVPLYSMNEQRRLLGLVNLESNRTDRFTEERYAFVKLVGTRLASTLDNASLHKQTEEQLEELRVLYEKVTRLEQLKTDMIRIASHDLKNPLAGLTGHLEMLRWDLEGTTTESTQVRLNKMRDAMRKMQDITTGILSLERIEQMAQNSTDKVFNLSELVRRTANEHEDEAKEKKQVFIQQISGTPLYINGDALQLHEAISNLIGNAIKYTPKKGSVSVYLERGESQINFKVVDTGYGVPEAQQKRLFEPFFRAKTEETANIEGTGLGLHLVKNIIERHGGEMIFESVYNQGSTFGFRLPLVDAPPNAGRDDIDNMRSMMVG; this is translated from the coding sequence ATGGGCGCGACCTCTCCGAGTGGCGATCATTCATCGTCTTACGATCCTAAAAATGAGAATAACACGGGCTTACAAACAGCTGATATGGCGAATCCGGCTCTTTTCGACCAGGCCTTAGCAGCTGCGGGTATTGCCATTGGATATATGGATTCGACGGGTCGGATCCTTTCTGCAAACGATAGTTTGTCCAAATTATTGGGCGAGCCTATAGGGGCTTTGTTGGGCCGCCCCCTGGCGAACTATCTCATGTCAGATTGGCAGACAACGATCCATACGCGTATTGCAATTGGTCAGGCAGACCCGACCCCAGCACGTTACGTCTGCCAGCTCAAGCGCATGGACGATGGACAGCCGTGGGCAGCCCTGACGCTGATCCCTCTGACGGATAGCCCCGTCGAAGGCGCACTCTTCCAGGTCGTGTTGCAAGATATGACGTGGCAGCGCCATGCGATTTATCCGCATCAAAATGCCGCAACACGCTATCGGGACCTGTTTGAAGCCACAACCGACCCCATCGCCGTTGAGCATAACAACCGCATACTGGACGTCAACCCGGCCTTTGAACAGCTCTTTGGTTATACGCAGGATGAAGCCATCGGCAAGCAGCAGCTCGCTTATATTGCCCCAGAAGCGCACTTTAAAGTGCGCCAGCATCTCCAATCGCATCATAACCAGCCCATGGAAACAATCGCTCTGGATAAAATGGGCAATCGGTTCCCGGTTGAAGTACAGGGCAAGGTGATTGATTACCAGGGCGAGAGCGTTATTTACGTCACAATCCGTGACTTAAGAGAGAAAAAAGCTGCAGAACGCGCCATCCGCGAAAAAGATCAGCTTTATCGCATCCTGGCAGGCAACTTACCTAACAGCGCAGTTTGCCTATTCGACCCTGATATGCGCATCTTGCTAACGGAAGGCGACCTTCTCAGCATTAAAGGGGATATGGTCCCCCATGCGCTGAGCCAGGCCTGGAAAGGCAGCGAGGGCAAGTTTTTGTACGAGGCCTTCTCATCAGAACATGATTTCATCGAACAGTGCCAGTACACGCTGACAGGACAGGCCACACAGCAAGAATATCGCTTTTCAAAACAGATCATTTTAATTGACACCCTGCCCGTCCATGCGGAAGATGGTTCAATCCGTATGGGGATGGCGCTGGCGCGTGACGTCACTGAGAGCCGAATCGCCGCTGAACAACTGGCCGCCAGCGAAGGCCGGGTCCGTGCGCTGTTGAATGCGCTGCCGGATACGCTCTTCGTGCTGAGCAATGATGATGTTCTCACGACTTATCAAAGCGGTGATGATCCGCTGCTGTTGGGCGATGACGGCTCAGTTGCAGACAATACCATCCAGACAGTCGGCTTACCGGAAAGAGTCGTCAATGAAATCCTGACGTACCGGGAACTTGCGCTGGAAACCCATCGTACCCAGGCCTTCGAATGCCGCCTTGAGCTAGATGGCGAAGTGCAGCATTTTGACGCGCGCATGGTTTCGATCAGCGATGACGAGGTGCTAACGCTCTTCCGCAATATCACCCACCTGAAGCGCATCCAGGAAGAACTGGCCGAACATCTGGAAGAGATGACCCTACTGCGACAGGTCGATGAAGAATTCACGCAAAACCTGGGCCTGCTCTATGTGATGTCTATGGGCCTGGATACGGTCTTGCGACAATCTGGCGGCCATGCAGGCTTTATTGTGCGATTTAAAGACCCGGATTCGCTGGAAATCGACCCTGAAAACTTCTATGTCGCGGGGGGCTACCAGATTGATGGCATCCAGGATGAACTCTCCAAACGCAGCAGTTTGGTCGCACGAGCAATCCGTGAGCAAAAGCCCGTCATGCGCCATTACGATAAAGACGGCAGCGACCGCCTTAAAAATCATCAGGCGATGTTGCAAGATACCAGTGCCCAGATCGTCGTGCCGCTCTATTCAATGAATGAACAGCGGCGATTACTCGGGCTCGTTAACCTAGAGAGCAATCGTACAGATCGCTTTACAGAAGAGCGCTATGCCTTTGTGAAGTTGGTCGGTACACGCCTCGCCAGCACGCTCGATAACGCCAGCCTGCACAAGCAGACGGAAGAACAGCTTGAAGAACTGCGCGTGCTCTATGAGAAGGTCACACGACTGGAACAACTCAAAACGGATATGATCCGTATTGCCAGCCATGACCTCAAGAATCCGCTCGCTGGCTTAACTGGTCACCTGGAGATGCTGCGTTGGGACCTGGAAGGCACCACAACGGAAAGCACGCAGGTCCGGCTGAATAAAATGCGCGATGCGATGCGGAAGATGCAGGATATTACTACGGGCATTCTCTCCTTGGAGCGCATCGAACAGATGGCCCAGAACAGCACGGATAAGGTCTTTAACCTGAGCGAACTGGTGCGACGTACAGCCAATGAGCATGAAGACGAAGCAAAAGAGAAAAAGCAGGTCTTCATCCAGCAGATCTCCGGTACGCCACTTTATATCAATGGCGATGCCTTACAACTGCACGAAGCAATCAGCAACCTGATCGGCAACGCCATCAAATACACCCCGAAGAAAGGTTCCGTCAGCGTTTACCTGGAAAGAGGGGAAAGCCAGATCAACTTTAAAGTGGTCGATACAGGCTATGGCGTGCCAGAAGCACAACAAAAACGTCTCTTTGAGCCTTTCTTCCGCGCAAAAACGGAAGAAACGGCCAACATCGAAGGGACAGGGTTAGGCCTGCACCTCGTGAAGAATATTATAGAGCGGCATGGTGGCGAAATGATTTTCGAGAGCGTCTATAACCAGGGGAGCACCTTCGGCTTCCGGTTACCGCTTGTCGATGCCCCACCCAACGCGGGCCGCGACGACATCGACAACATGCGTTCAATGATGGTGGGTTAG
- a CDS encoding putative phosphothreonine lyase domain-containg protein, translating to MSSTKKPQPPNLDLIAMVQNARMQHDDHVIPSKVNSIYWIEAKPATATHTPTAHTLEIRVTTSVQAVDALWERVKAATHVGELGYKSKVSTCPTEPGQPQDARTIVICTYDATDTDHVQRVADHVRQLGIADEAVTFAAMNARERHIKGPQE from the coding sequence ATGAGCAGCACGAAGAAACCCCAACCACCTAATTTAGACCTCATCGCTATGGTCCAGAACGCGCGTATGCAGCATGACGATCACGTCATCCCATCAAAAGTCAATTCTATTTACTGGATCGAAGCCAAGCCAGCCACAGCCACCCATACTCCAACAGCCCATACTCTGGAGATCCGCGTCACCACCAGTGTGCAAGCAGTCGATGCTTTATGGGAACGCGTCAAAGCCGCCACCCATGTCGGCGAACTCGGTTATAAGTCCAAAGTCTCAACATGCCCAACTGAACCAGGCCAACCGCAGGATGCCCGCACGATTGTGATCTGTACCTATGACGCCACAGACACCGACCATGTGCAGCGCGTTGCGGACCACGTGCGGCAACTCGGCATTGCGGACGAAGCCGTCACTTTTGCGGCCATGAATGCCCGTGAGCGTCATATCAAAGGCCCTCAAGAATAA
- a CDS encoding GNAT family N-acetyltransferase produces the protein MIAYKTLQAPEEFQDIQRMEMLVWQIDASEAVPGHMSHILALCGGHVQGAYDGDTMIGFSLALPARMEGRWMLWSHMAAVNPAYQRQGIGRRLKMNQRAWAIEQGFTHIGWTFMPLMRQNANFNLNVLGGHAYTYHPNFYGPMHDSLNEGMPSDRLIVTWELENPRVIAHATGEIAHLSLPLEIPALLTHSEAGEPEIRPLDWHTCGEYLTVEVPYDTLTMMRDDLPQAQRWCYAVREVFTLAFERHYCAIDFVTQESRCWYVLRRQKTQASNA, from the coding sequence ATGATCGCCTACAAAACGCTACAAGCTCCAGAAGAATTTCAAGACATTCAGCGTATGGAAATGCTCGTGTGGCAGATCGATGCCAGCGAAGCAGTGCCCGGTCATATGTCGCATATCTTGGCATTGTGTGGCGGGCATGTGCAGGGCGCTTACGATGGGGATACGATGATTGGCTTCAGCCTGGCGCTGCCAGCGCGGATGGAAGGGCGCTGGATGTTGTGGTCCCATATGGCAGCCGTGAATCCCGCTTATCAGCGGCAGGGGATTGGACGGCGGCTCAAGATGAATCAGCGCGCCTGGGCCATTGAGCAGGGCTTTACGCATATCGGCTGGACCTTCATGCCGTTGATGCGCCAGAATGCCAATTTCAACCTGAATGTGCTGGGGGGGCATGCCTACACGTATCATCCCAATTTTTATGGTCCTATGCATGATAGCCTCAATGAGGGGATGCCGTCAGACCGCTTGATCGTCACATGGGAATTAGAGAATCCACGTGTGATTGCTCATGCCACGGGGGAAATCGCGCATTTGTCACTGCCGCTGGAAATTCCGGCTTTGCTGACCCATAGTGAGGCTGGCGAACCGGAAATCCGCCCGCTTGATTGGCATACGTGTGGGGAATACCTAACGGTTGAAGTGCCCTACGATACGCTCACGATGATGCGCGATGACTTACCCCAAGCACAGCGCTGGTGTTATGCCGTCCGTGAAGTGTTCACATTGGCCTTTGAGCGTCATTATTGTGCCATTGACTTTGTGACGCAAGAAAGCCGCTGCTGGTATGTCCTGCGGCGACAAAAAACACAGGCCAGCAATGCTTAA